From Streptomyces sp. TLI_235, a single genomic window includes:
- a CDS encoding diacylglycerol kinase-like protein, giving the protein MSSLSTPASRPDGRGAAEPLLVLVDPAAGRADGESVRIARDVLCGGADAKVALPESPSELDRVLSHRGRRRPVVIGSDQAVQKVLQALHRQRDLGTDPVGVVPVGPAASVLACRSLGVPEQPVAAARAVLGGAPRKLDLVVDDGGGVVLAELRIGAEPRRGLPSLRSLWAKRAAPDQATVPDPEATPMRVEADGRLLVDVHERIRQLHVRPVGGELELVIRTGAAERRLRASALSVAGRGFGYTADGCPVGPVRHRTWTVHPGAWALLLPAG; this is encoded by the coding sequence GTGTCGTCCCTGTCCACGCCCGCATCCCGCCCCGACGGACGCGGCGCGGCGGAGCCGCTGCTGGTGCTGGTCGACCCGGCGGCCGGCCGGGCCGACGGCGAGTCGGTCCGGATCGCCCGGGACGTGCTGTGCGGGGGCGCGGACGCCAAGGTGGCGCTGCCCGAAAGCCCGTCCGAGCTGGACCGGGTGCTGTCCCACCGAGGCCGCCGGCGACCGGTCGTGATCGGCTCCGACCAGGCGGTGCAGAAGGTGCTGCAGGCCCTGCACCGGCAGCGTGACCTGGGCACGGACCCGGTGGGGGTGGTTCCGGTCGGTCCGGCCGCGTCCGTACTCGCCTGCCGCTCGCTCGGGGTGCCGGAGCAGCCGGTGGCCGCCGCCCGCGCGGTGCTCGGCGGTGCGCCGCGCAAGCTCGACCTGGTGGTGGACGACGGCGGCGGGGTGGTGCTCGCCGAGTTGCGGATCGGCGCGGAGCCTCGCAGGGGCCTCCCGTCACTGCGTTCGCTATGGGCGAAACGGGCTGCGCCCGACCAGGCGACCGTTCCCGACCCGGAGGCCACCCCGATGCGGGTCGAGGCGGACGGGCGGCTGCTCGTGGACGTCCACGAGCGGATCCGGCAGCTGCACGTGCGGCCGGTCGGCGGCGAGCTGGAGCTGGTGATCCGCACCGGCGCGGCGGAGCGCCGGCTGCGGGCCTCGGCGCTCAGCGTGGCCGGCCGGGGCTTCGGATACACCGCGGACGGCTGCCCGGTCGGGCCCGTCCGGCATCGGACGTGGACGGTGCATCCGGGGGCCTGGGCGCTGCTGCTGCCCGCCGGGTGA
- a CDS encoding phosphoribosylformylglycinamidine cyclo-ligase, with translation MTSNEGGATYAAAGVDIEAGDRAVELMKQWVKKASRPEVVGGLGGFAGLFDASAFKRYERPLLATATDGVGTKVALASAMDKHDTIGHDLVGMVVDDLVVCGAEPLFMTDYICVGKVVPERVAQIVKGIAEGCALAGCALVGGETAEHPGLLGPDEYDVAGAGTGVVEADALLGPDRVRAGDVVIAMAASGLHSNGYSLVRHVLLNEAGWKLDRQVEEFGRTLGEELLEPTRIYALDCLALARATEIHAFSHVTGGGLAANLARVIPAGLHARLDRGTWTPLPVFQTVAQVGRMQTLEIEKTLNMGVGMVAVVPPSSVDVVLSVLEDRGVEAWLLGDIVDRTDEHADAAALYNSYEGLTLA, from the coding sequence GTGACCAGCAACGAGGGCGGCGCGACCTACGCCGCCGCAGGTGTCGACATCGAGGCCGGCGACCGCGCCGTCGAACTCATGAAGCAGTGGGTGAAGAAGGCCAGCCGCCCCGAGGTCGTCGGCGGCCTCGGCGGCTTCGCCGGGCTCTTCGACGCATCCGCCTTCAAGCGCTACGAGCGCCCCCTGCTGGCCACCGCCACCGACGGCGTCGGCACCAAGGTCGCCCTCGCCTCGGCGATGGACAAGCACGACACGATCGGCCACGACCTCGTCGGCATGGTCGTCGACGACCTGGTGGTCTGCGGCGCCGAGCCGCTCTTCATGACCGACTACATCTGCGTCGGCAAGGTCGTCCCGGAGCGGGTCGCCCAGATCGTCAAGGGCATCGCCGAGGGCTGCGCCCTGGCCGGCTGCGCCCTGGTCGGCGGCGAGACCGCCGAGCACCCCGGCCTGCTCGGCCCGGACGAGTACGACGTCGCGGGCGCCGGCACCGGTGTCGTCGAGGCGGACGCGCTGCTCGGCCCGGACCGCGTCCGGGCCGGCGACGTGGTCATCGCCATGGCCGCCTCGGGCCTGCACTCCAACGGCTACTCGCTGGTCCGCCACGTGCTGCTGAACGAGGCCGGCTGGAAGCTCGACCGCCAGGTCGAGGAGTTCGGCCGCACCCTCGGGGAGGAGTTGCTGGAGCCGACCCGGATCTACGCGCTGGACTGCCTCGCGCTGGCCCGCGCCACCGAGATCCACGCCTTCTCGCACGTCACCGGCGGCGGCCTGGCGGCCAACCTGGCCCGGGTCATCCCGGCCGGTCTGCACGCCCGCCTGGACCGCGGCACCTGGACCCCGCTGCCGGTCTTCCAGACCGTCGCGCAGGTCGGCCGGATGCAGACGCTGGAGATCGAGAAGACCCTCAACATGGGTGTCGGCATGGTCGCCGTCGTCCCGCCGTCCTCGGTGGACGTGGTGCTGTCCGTGCTGGAGGACCGCGGCGTGGAGGCCTGGCTGCTCGGCGACATCGTCGACCGGACGGACGAGCACGCGGACGCCGCGGCGCTCTACAACTCCTACGAGGGCCTCACCCTCGCCTGA
- a CDS encoding amidophosphoribosyltransferase — MPRGDGRLNHDLLPGEKGPQDACGVFGVWAPGEEVAKLTYFGLYALQHRGQESAGIAVSNGSQILVFKDMGLVSQVFDETSLGSLHGHIAVGHARYSTTGSSVWENAQPTFRATVHGSLALGHNGNLVNTAELAAMVAELPGEEHVSRSGRTAATNDTDLVTALLAGHPDLSIEETARQILPMVKGAFSLVFMDEHTLYAARDPQGIRPLVLGRLERGWVVASETAALDICGASFIREVEPGELIAIDEQGMRTSRFAEAKPKGCVFEYVYLARPDTSISGRNVHLSRVEMGRRLAAEAPVEADLVIATPESGTPAAIGYAEASGIPYGSGLVKNAYVGRTFIQPSQTIRQLGIRLKLNPLKEVIAGKRLVVVDDSIVRGNTQRALVKMLREAGAAEVHIRISSPPVKWPCFFGIDFATRAELIANGMTIEEIGRTLGADSLAYISIDGMIEATKQPKDKLCRACFDGEYPMELPDPALLGKLLLEAEIAGSQQPPAVRGKPTSDLDGVQSLIGGHGAADALRRP; from the coding sequence GTGCCACGTGGTGACGGACGACTCAACCACGATCTTCTTCCCGGCGAGAAAGGCCCCCAGGACGCTTGCGGCGTCTTCGGTGTCTGGGCTCCCGGCGAGGAGGTCGCCAAGCTCACGTACTTCGGCCTCTATGCCCTGCAGCACCGCGGTCAGGAATCCGCGGGCATCGCAGTGAGCAACGGCTCCCAGATTCTCGTCTTCAAGGACATGGGACTTGTCTCCCAGGTCTTCGACGAGACCTCCCTGGGGTCGTTGCACGGGCATATCGCCGTCGGACATGCCCGCTACTCGACAACAGGCTCGTCGGTCTGGGAGAACGCCCAGCCGACCTTCCGGGCGACCGTTCACGGTTCGCTGGCCCTCGGCCACAACGGAAACCTGGTGAACACCGCCGAACTGGCGGCGATGGTCGCCGAGCTGCCCGGCGAGGAGCACGTCTCCCGCTCCGGCCGCACGGCCGCGACCAACGACACCGACCTGGTGACCGCGCTGCTCGCCGGCCACCCGGACCTCTCCATCGAGGAGACGGCCCGACAGATCCTGCCCATGGTGAAGGGCGCGTTCTCGCTCGTCTTCATGGACGAGCACACGCTGTACGCCGCCCGCGACCCGCAGGGCATCCGCCCGCTGGTGCTCGGCCGGCTGGAGCGCGGCTGGGTGGTCGCCTCCGAGACGGCGGCGCTGGACATCTGCGGCGCCTCGTTCATCCGCGAGGTCGAGCCCGGCGAGCTCATCGCCATCGACGAGCAGGGCATGCGCACCTCGCGCTTCGCCGAGGCCAAGCCCAAGGGCTGCGTCTTCGAGTACGTCTACCTGGCCCGCCCCGACACCTCCATCTCCGGCCGCAACGTGCACCTCTCCCGCGTGGAGATGGGCCGCAGGCTGGCCGCGGAGGCGCCCGTCGAAGCCGACCTGGTGATAGCGACCCCGGAGTCCGGAACGCCCGCCGCCATCGGCTACGCCGAGGCGTCCGGCATCCCCTACGGCTCCGGCCTGGTGAAGAACGCCTACGTGGGCCGCACCTTCATCCAGCCCAGCCAGACCATCCGCCAGCTCGGCATCCGGCTCAAGCTCAACCCGCTCAAGGAAGTCATCGCCGGCAAGCGCCTGGTGGTCGTGGACGACTCCATCGTCCGCGGCAACACCCAGCGCGCCCTGGTGAAGATGCTCCGCGAGGCGGGCGCCGCCGAGGTGCACATCCGGATCTCCTCCCCGCCGGTCAAGTGGCCCTGCTTCTTCGGCATCGACTTCGCCACCCGCGCGGAGCTGATCGCCAACGGCATGACCATCGAGGAGATCGGCCGCACGCTCGGCGCGGACTCGCTCGCCTACATCTCGATCGACGGCATGATCGAGGCCACCAAGCAGCCCAAGGACAAGCTCTGCCGGGCCTGCTTCGACGGCGAGTACCCGATGGAGCTGCCGGACCCGGCCCTGCTCGGCAAGCTGCTCCTGGAGGCCGAGATCGCCGGCAGCCAGCAGCCGCCGGCCGTCCGCGGCAAGCCCACCAGCGACCTGGACGGCGTCCAGTCCCTGATCGGCGGGCACGGCGCGGCGGACGCGCTCCGACGGCCGTAA